A single window of Arcobacter venerupis DNA harbors:
- a CDS encoding HlyD family secretion protein — protein sequence MEKNNKANETNKSKRKKVLFIFFALIIIVGASFSAYWYLYASHFVSTDNAYTDVEIAQVTPSIGGTISEVLVKDTQVVKKGDILVKIDQTDTSLALEEAKANLSLAIRRVKGYVANNNGLNALIVAREADEVKMNAKLSSVKADFEKAKIDLKRREALISAGAISAEELTQAKNAYENAKASLESTIAEVNQSKANINSAIGSRNENATKIDDVSVEENPEVLLAQAKLDKAMVDFNRTIIKAPIDGIIAKRQVELGQRVQEGTPLLSIVPTHNIYVNANFKEGQLKNVKIGQQAEVHADIYGDSVTYHGVVKGFSGGTGAAFSLIPAQNATGNWIKVVQRVPVRIELLPEELKTHPLKVGLSMDVEIDTFTQK from the coding sequence ATGGAAAAAAATAATAAAGCAAATGAAACAAACAAAAGTAAACGAAAAAAAGTACTTTTTATTTTCTTTGCATTAATAATTATTGTGGGAGCATCTTTTAGTGCATATTGGTATTTATATGCTTCTCATTTTGTATCAACTGATAATGCATATACAGATGTTGAAATTGCACAAGTAACTCCCTCTATTGGTGGAACAATTAGTGAAGTTTTAGTAAAAGATACGCAAGTTGTAAAAAAAGGCGATATTTTAGTAAAAATCGACCAAACAGATACTTCTTTAGCATTAGAAGAAGCAAAAGCAAATTTAAGTTTAGCAATTCGTAGAGTAAAAGGTTATGTGGCTAATAATAATGGTTTAAATGCACTAATTGTTGCGCGAGAAGCAGATGAAGTTAAAATGAATGCAAAACTAAGTTCTGTAAAAGCTGATTTTGAAAAAGCTAAAATTGATTTAAAAAGACGAGAAGCTTTAATCTCAGCAGGTGCTATTTCAGCAGAAGAATTAACTCAGGCTAAAAATGCCTATGAAAATGCAAAAGCAAGTTTGGAATCAACAATTGCAGAAGTAAACCAATCAAAAGCAAATATCAATTCAGCAATTGGTTCAAGAAATGAAAATGCTACAAAAATTGATGATGTAAGTGTAGAAGAAAATCCAGAAGTTCTTTTGGCTCAAGCTAAACTAGACAAAGCAATGGTAGATTTTAATCGTACAATTATAAAAGCCCCAATAGATGGAATAATTGCTAAAAGACAAGTTGAGTTAGGTCAAAGAGTTCAAGAGGGAACACCATTATTATCAATTGTACCTACACATAATATTTATGTAAATGCAAACTTCAAAGAGGGTCAATTAAAAAATGTAAAAATTGGACAACAAGCTGAGGTTCATGCGGATATTTATGGTGATTCAGTTACTTACCATGGAGTTGTAAAAGGTTTTTCTGGTGGAACAGGTGCTGCATTTTCATTAATTCCTGCGCAAAATGCTACAGGAAATTGGATAAAAGTTGTTCAAAGAGTGCCAGTTCGTATTGAACTACTTCCTGAAGAGTTAAAAACTCATCCTTTAAAAGTAGGTCTTTCAATGGATGTAGAAATAGATACTTTTACACAAAAATAA
- a CDS encoding DHA2 family efflux MFS transporter permease subunit — protein sequence MKKDETSSAKVDGAFNLSPTMFWVAALMLTTANFIAVLNMTIANVSVPHIAGNLGATASQGTWVITAYAIGEAITVPLTGWFAARFGAVKVFVVSMIMFGLFSIVCGLADSLGLLVVARVFQGFSGGPLMPLSQTLLLRLFPKEKAGVAIGMWSMTTLVAPVLGPIVGGYVCDEYSWPWVFFLNSPIVIICGFFAWKILKDFVEPLIKKPIDVTGLTLLIVWIVCLQLVLDEGKDLDWFSSSKIIILSIISFVCFVSFIIWEFYEEHPIVDLKVFRHRGFTISVLTVSLAFGAYFGANVLTPLWLQTLMGYTGTQAGLAACWTGIAGLMVAPFVAKAATTTDARKLVFVGVLWLGLMTFWRGIANTDMAFIDVMLPLFFMGFGLPFFFIPSMGLSLSSVDKNEVDSAAGLLNFVRTLAGAFATSFVSTAWSNKTIENHADLVAITDSDNSIRISMEHSGMSTDLINQTINSMIDKQSVMLATNQVMITLSVVFLFAAFIIWAAPKPIKVPKGISGH from the coding sequence ATGAAAAAAGATGAAACTTCATCTGCTAAAGTAGATGGAGCATTTAATTTATCTCCTACAATGTTTTGGGTTGCAGCTCTTATGCTTACAACTGCAAATTTTATTGCAGTTTTAAATATGACCATTGCAAATGTATCAGTTCCACATATTGCAGGAAATCTTGGTGCTACAGCATCTCAAGGTACTTGGGTAATCACAGCTTACGCAATTGGTGAAGCTATAACTGTGCCACTTACAGGTTGGTTTGCAGCTAGGTTTGGAGCAGTTAAAGTATTTGTAGTATCCATGATTATGTTTGGATTGTTTTCAATAGTTTGTGGACTTGCAGATTCTTTGGGTTTATTAGTTGTTGCTCGGGTATTTCAAGGCTTTTCTGGTGGACCTTTAATGCCACTTTCTCAGACTTTACTTTTGCGACTTTTCCCAAAAGAAAAAGCAGGAGTTGCTATTGGAATGTGGTCTATGACTACACTTGTTGCACCAGTTCTTGGACCAATTGTGGGAGGATATGTTTGTGATGAGTATAGTTGGCCTTGGGTATTTTTCTTAAATTCTCCTATTGTTATTATTTGTGGATTTTTTGCTTGGAAAATACTAAAAGATTTTGTTGAGCCTTTAATTAAAAAACCAATTGATGTGACTGGCTTAACATTATTGATTGTTTGGATTGTATGTTTACAATTAGTATTAGATGAGGGAAAAGATCTTGATTGGTTTAGTTCCTCTAAAATCATAATCTTATCAATAATCTCTTTTGTTTGTTTTGTCTCTTTTATAATTTGGGAATTTTATGAAGAACATCCAATTGTTGATTTAAAAGTTTTTCGTCATAGGGGTTTTACCATAAGTGTTTTAACTGTAAGTTTAGCTTTTGGTGCATATTTTGGTGCAAATGTTTTAACACCTCTTTGGCTTCAAACTTTGATGGGATATACAGGAACTCAAGCTGGGCTTGCTGCTTGTTGGACAGGAATTGCAGGTTTAATGGTAGCTCCTTTTGTTGCAAAAGCTGCAACCACTACAGATGCAAGAAAATTGGTTTTTGTGGGTGTTTTATGGCTTGGTCTTATGACTTTTTGGAGAGGTATTGCAAATACCGATATGGCTTTTATAGATGTTATGTTACCTCTATTTTTTATGGGATTTGGATTACCTTTCTTTTTTATTCCTTCAATGGGTTTATCCCTTTCAAGTGTAGATAAAAATGAAGTAGATTCAGCAGCAGGGTTATTGAATTTTGTAAGAACCTTAGCAGGTGCTTTTGCAACATCCTTTGTATCAACTGCATGGAGTAATAAAACCATTGAAAATCATGCAGATTTAGTAGCCATTACAGATAGTGATAATAGTATTAGAATATCAATGGAACACTCAGGAATGAGTACAGATTTGATTAATCAAACCATAAATTCAATGATTGATAAACAAAGTGTTATGTTAGCAACTAATCAAGTGATGATAACACTTTCAGTTGTATTTCTTTTTGCAGCATTTATAATTTGGGCAGCTCCAAAGCCTATAAAAGTTCCTAAAGGAATATCTGGACACTAA